From Parasteatoda tepidariorum isolate YZ-2023 chromosome 1, CAS_Ptep_4.0, whole genome shotgun sequence, one genomic window encodes:
- the LOC122270369 gene encoding uncharacterized protein — protein sequence MSDQSEFQRGMIVGARLSGASVTETANFLGFERSTVSAVMTAYMKEGKTKSSKQNSGRKSKLDDRDRRVLQRVVARKHKQSLSEITSDMNSHLQDPVSTRTVQRELHAANIYGRVAIRKPLVTATNAFKRRQWCRGHKGWSPQQWQQHIFNTEVVNSSSTSQTVKLIVAGLNPAQGIDVSLSLCGLFSVV from the exons ATGTCTGACCAGTCTGAATTCCAAAGAGGGATGATTGTTGGGGCGCGTTTAAGTGGAGCATCGGTGACAGAAACAGCTAACTTTTTGGGGTTTGAAAGAAGTACTGTATCAGCCGTTATGACAGCATACATGAAAGAAGGTAAGACGAAGTCTTCAAAGCAAAACAGTGGCCGAAAGTCAAAGCTTGATGATAGGGATAGACGTGTCTTGCAGCGCGTAGTAGCTCGAAAACACAAGCAATCGTTATCCGAGATAACATCAGACATGAACAGTCATCTTCAGGACCCCGTTTCAACAAGAACTGTTCAAAGAGAACTTCATGCAGCGAACATTTATGGGAGAGTGGCAATTCGTAAACCCTTGGTGACAGCAACCAATGCTTTCAAGCGCCGTCAGTGGTGTAGAGGTCACAAAGGCTGGTCCCCACAGCAGTGGCAGCAG CATATTTTCAATACGGAAGTTGTTAACTCATCTTCAACGAGTCAGACTGTGAAGCTAATAGttgcgggtttgaatcccgctcagggcatagatgtctctctctctctctgtgggTTGTTCTCAGTAGTGTGA